The genomic segment ataatttgtaaaaatccaaataacttcacagatcttcattgtaaagggtttaaaccctgtttcccatgcttgttcaatgaaccataaacaattaatgaacatgcaactGTGGAATAGTCGTtaaaacactaacagcttacagacggtagacaattaaggtcacagttatgaaaacttaggacactaaagcctttctactgacgctgaaaaacaccaaaagaaagaagcCCAGGGAGGGACCCTGggatgccttaggcatgctgcaaggaggcatgagaactgcagatgtggccagggcaataaattgcaatgtccgtactgtgagacgcctaagatagtgctacaggatggacagctgatcgtcctcgcagtagcagaccacgtgtaacaacacctgcacaggatcggtacatccgaacatcacacctgcgggactagtacaggatggcaacaacaactgcccgagttacaccaggaacgcacaatccctccatcagtgctcagactgtccgcaataggctgagaaaggctggactgagggcttgtaggactgttgtaaggcaggtcctcaccagacatcacaaacccaccatcgctggaccagacaggactggcaaaaagtgctcttcactgacgagttacggttttgtctcaccaggggtgatggttggattcgtgtttatcgtcgaaggaatgagcgttacaccgaggcctgtactctggagcgggatcgatttggaggtggagggtccattgtggtctggggcggtgtgtcacagcatcatcggactgagcttgttgtcattgctggcaatctcaacgctgtgcgttacagggaagacctcctcctccctcatgtggtacccttcctgcaggctcatcctgacatgaccctccagcatgacaatgccaccaggcatactgctcattctgtgagtgatttcctgcaagacaggaatgtcagtgttctgccatggccagcgaagagcccggatctcaatcccattgagcacgtctgggacctgttggatcggaggttgagggctagggccattccccccgaaatgtccgggaacttgcaggctccttggtggaagagtggggtaacatctcacagcaagaactggcaaatctgatgcagtccatgaggaggagatgcacttcagtacttaatgcagctggtggccacaccagatactgactgttacattttgaccccacctttgttcagcgacacattattccatttctgttagtcacatgtctgttgaacttgttcagtttatgtctcagttgtttaatcttgttatggtcatacaaatattcacacatgttaagtttgctgcaaataaacacagttgacagtgagaggatgtttctttttttgctgagtttaggtaaAAGTCAATCAAATCGTCCAACCTTTCAAATATAATTAGTGTGGACATTTCAAATCTTCCAACCTTATAACTTATTGAACATAAAAAAGAAGGCCATACAGCAATATAAAGTAAATATCAAGTCTTACCTACACTCCAGTCTACTTCGTGGACGGCGTCTCCATAAATACCGTGCTGACTGGTCCCCTGGAAGGCTGGCGATGCAAACATGGCCGTGTGCACTTGGATGAAGGAGAAGAACAACAGGAAGGGTAGTGCAGAGTTCCTGTCAAAATAGTCAACACACACCGTGTAAATGGAAGAAAATAACTGTATGACAACAATGCAAACTACGGTGTACAGTATGGTTTCATTTTACAGACAGTCACCTAGGTCACCAACCCTTTACACACACTTTCCTTACATGCCATTTAGAGTTTCTTCCAATAATtaaacacactcacgcacacacaaacacttgaTTTGGCTTCTATTCTGTCTCAATCTATCACGTAGCAGGGgaaatataaagaaaaaaacgGCACACACACCTTTCTAAAAAGTCCACTGCTTCATCTGTCATTCTCTGGGTCAGGTTCTCCGAGACATACGGCTGCTCCACCACTTCCCGGTTCCTCATCAGAAAGCAGTTGAAGTAGGGGAATGTGGCGACGAATGTGCCAAAGATAGCCGCCGCCGCGCCCACCAACGCCACCACGCTCAGCACCAACTTCCTCTGCACGGTGAGCACACCCCTCGCATGCAGGAGGGTCACGGTAGCCACAACCACTCCCAGGGTCTTGTAGGGTAGAGTTGAGAATCTTTAGTATCCTATATCCCTGAGGGACAAGTTCCTTTATAGCTAAAAGGCCAAACAAACTACATACAACAAACATTAAAACTAGTCTGATTACCAGCCCGTTTATGCCATCATGCCAACTCCTTATCACtttgtttggcttgacaatgacagcaatggagttggcaagagcatAAACAGATCCGGGACCACATGTTACACCAGGATacataaataaaagtaaaaatactCAATGCAATACTGTAGTAAAAAGCATGAGCTGAAGCACATCCCAAAATGGCTGTAGAGGTACTGACTATTGGAGAGTAAACTGTAGACAAATCTAATTCATTtagaaagccctttttacatcagtagatgtcacaaagtgctattaCAGAAAtccagcttaaaaccccaaacaattcAGATGTAGAAGATTCTCTATACACGCTCCCAACAATTTAAAAAAGGTTAAACCAAAATAGTGCATGTCATAAACATGTATTGTACACTGTACATCACCTTGAAGGGTATGTGTGCTTGGACATTGGTAAAGATGGAGCCGTGGCCGGGCTGACAGTCACGTAGGTTGGTCAGGGTTATACCGTAGAAGTGGTCGAAGCCGTGAGCACTGGGGTGGTGACAGAAGTCGTCGTTTCTCTCACAGTTAAGACCAAGGTGCCATTTTCCTACAGTGGAGAGAAGGGGTCAGGTGACGGACCATATAGACTGGCAACTTAAGGCATCTTCAAAGAACAACGACCTTGAAAGACAACACATAAAGTGTTTCAACAGTGGAGAAAAAAGGCCGATGATGCCAATTATTACATTTAATAATATGTCAACTTGGGTTACTGAAAAGCCTGTGAGGCATATTGCACATCAAAGAACAAGACCTTGAATGTCAACTCGCATGTAAATGTGCTGTAGGCTGTTGTCTGGGCAACCATTGAGAAGCCAATATGAGTATGAAAGCTATTATACTGTTCAAATCAATCATGTAGCTATAGCTATACAGTCAGAATTTTAAAGACATTCAAACAAAACAGACATTGCTGCAACCAATCAAATGAACTGTCACTGCTTCTGCGTGTTCCCTATTCCCAAAGTGAGTACTGATACATACCCATGATGATAATAAATGGGTCATATGTAGAGTTTTTCGTGGACCTAAAGACGCTTTACATAGTAACAAAGGAGAGGACTTTGGCTCACCTATCAGAGCAGTCTCGTAGCCCTGTTGTTTGGCCACCTTGGCAAAGGTGACTTCTTCACTGGGAAGACCGCCAGATGCAGCAGAGATGATATAGACCCCTAACTGTCCAAGGCCGGCCATACCTGTTCAAGACAAAAATAGGATCAAAAACGGATATCAAATCACAAAGTGGGGAGAGTAACAAAGTATAAAATTATACAGTGGAATGATGATGTACTTTTCATCCTGCTGCATTGTGGTGAACATGCTATTTATCCTGTTCTATGAACTGTTCTCTCCACTTAGCTTAACTAATGCATCGCGAATGCCACATATTACTAGTAAGGGCTATCAATACTAGCTAGTgatctgttaacctctctagggtagggggcagtattttcacggccggatgaaaaacgtacccaaattaaacggcctactactcgggcccaggaactagaatatgcatattattagtagatttggatagaaaacactctgaagtttctaaaactgtttgaatgatgtctgagtataacataactcatatggcaggcaaaaacctgagaaaaatctaaacaggaagtgggaattctggtgcttgtagtcctttcaagatcgaacacacagtgacttagggttcattatgcacttcctacggcttccactagatgtcaacagtctttagaaagttgtttgaggcgtctatgatgaacagagagcgaacagaggaagttggaagttgttgactcaggaaagtacTGGCGTTCATTGAAGCAcgttcacgtgagagttagctgtgctccaaaacgtttttcaagacattgcaatcgtccggttggaatattattgaagttctaagtgaaaaaggccctaaagattgatgctatacaaagtttgacatgtttgaatgaacgtaaatattactTTTTTGACATTTTCcgtgcgcttcctacatttggagtagctaactgaacgcgctaacaacaaggagctatttggacataaattctggactttatcgaacaaaacaacatttattgcggacctgggattcctggaagtgccttctgatgaagatcaaaggtaagtgaatatttctaatgctatttatgattttagatgactccaaaatggcgggtatctgtattgcctagtgtatttttctgagcgcagtactcagattattgcaaagtgtgctttcctcgtgaagcttttttgaaatctgtcacagcgtttgcataaaggagatgttcatctataattctttgaataacagtttaatattttatcaacgtttatggtgagtatttttgtaaattgttgtgctgcttCACCGGCAGagttggaggcaaaatattttctgaacatcatgcaccaatgtaaaatggggtttatggatataaatatgaactttatcgaacaataaaatgcatgtattgtgtaacatgatgtcctaggagtgtcatctgatgaagatcgtcaaaggttagtgcataattttagctggttttctgttttttgtgatgcctgtccttgctaggaaaatggctgtgtgctttttcttgtgttggaactgtcctaacataatctaactatatgctttcgccataaagcctttttgaaatcggacaatgtggttacattaaggagacgtgtacctttaaaatggtgtaaaatagtcgtatgtttgagaattttgaattatgacattttgtggttttgaatttggcgctctgatttttcactggctgttgaatagtgtgaaccgtgggtggctagcatcccacctgcccaagagaggttaagtgaTCAAATTATAGTACTAGGCAAAGCTTTGTGTCAAACCCCAGGAGGACAGGCTACACGTTGAGCtcgttgttgttgttcttgtagTATATTTGATtactattgtgttactatttttactatttcacagtaaagtctacacccgttcggcacatgtgacataacatttgatttgttgtTTGAGACTCGCCTCACCAGATCGTATTGGGTACCGGCCCGTCAGGAAGGCTGCCCTGCTGGGCGTACAGAGGGGGGCAGCAGCGATGTGCTGCGTCAGCCTCACCCCCTCCTGAGCCAGCATGTCGATGTTGGGGGTCCTGCAGACACAACGACACAGCACATTACCACCCAGCTGGGCTCATCATCTGGAAGGAGGTGTTTAAGTCGTGTTTTAAAAGGTGAGCAGAGAGCACAGCAAGAATTAGAAGTCAGAATAAAAGGAATATAATAGAAGGTTGTCTTCCGAGGATGTACATTTTTGTTTGGAATCACAACTACAAATGAGAAGTATATGTAATGCAGGAAAGACATGCTTAGAAACATGGGAAAGAACATTAAAAAAAGCCTGTTGCAGTTTATATCACTGTAACTTACTGCAAGGTAGTGTTCCTATAGCAGCCCAAGTCTCCAATCCCCAAGTCATCGACCATCATCAGGACAAAATTCGGCCTTTTGTCACCATTCAAGGCATAGCACACGTCAAACAACAACAGTAGACCTAGGCAGCATGGGATCCATGGGGAATTCATTTTTCAAATGAACACTGGAGAAGCAAAGACAGAGGCAATACGAGAAGATTGGATAGGGTCAAACGCTTCAAGCTCCTCGGCatgcacatcactgaggacctgaaatggtcTCGGCACACCGACATCATggtggctgaagaaattcggcatgGCCCCCCAAGACTCTCAAAAacgtctacagatgcaccattgagagcattctgttgggctgcatcaccacctggtaaggGCAACTGCTCTGCCCTCAACTGCATCATGGCTGCGGGCAGTCTAACGCATTACCAGGGGCacgctgcctgccctccaggacatctaagGCACCCGAAGTCAAAgtaaaggccaagaagatcattaaggacctcagccacctgttCACTCGGCCATCgtccaacagacagacagtacaggtgcatcaaagctaagACGGAGACTGAAACTGCTTCTATTTACCAGGCCATCAaactgttgaacagccatcatTAGCCATCTACCAGGTGATACACACACCTcatagaaatttttgcaaatgtattaaaaatgtattatttcacatttacataagtattcagaccctttactcagtactttgttgaaacacctttgccagcgattacagactcgagtcttcttgggtatgacgctacaagcttggcatgccTGCATttaaggagtttctcccattcttctatgcagatcctctcaacctctgtcaagttggatcgggagtgtcactgcacagctattttcaggtctctccagagatgttcgatctggttcaaatccgggctctggccaggccactcaaggacattcagagacttgttccgaagccactcctgcattgtctaggctatgtgcttagggtcgctgtcctaatggaaggtgaaccttcaccccagtctgagaaccTGTTTTCAGGacatcatcaaggatctctctgtactttgctccactcatcttcccctcgatcctgactagtcgcaGTCcccgccactgaaaaacatccccacagcatgatgctgccaccaccatgcttcaccataggaatggtgccaggtttcctccagatgtgacacttggcattcaggccaaagagttcaatcttagtttcatcagaccagagaactttgtttctcatggtctgagagtctttaggtgccatttggcaaactccaagcgggctgtcatgtgccttttactgagaagtggcttccatctgtccactctactgtaaaggcctgattggtggagtgctgcagaaatggttgtccttctggaagattcgcccatctccacagaggaactctagagctctgtcaaagtgaccatcgggttcttggtcacctccttgaccaaggcacttctcccccgattgctcagtttggccgggctaccagctctaggaagagtcttggtggttccaaacttcttccatttaagaatgatggaagccactgtgttcttggagacctcggcacaatactgtctcggagctctatggacaattcctttgacctcatggcttgatttttgctctgacatgcaatgtcaactgtgggaccttacaggtgtgtgcctttccaaatcatgtccaatcaattacattttccaaaggtggattccaatcaagttgtagaaacatcaaggaagatcaatggaaacaggatgcacccgagctgaaatgcgagtctcatagcaaagggtctgaatacttatgtatgtaACCTtactttcagttttttttattttttatgttttcgctttgtcattatggggtattgtgtgtagattgatgaggaaaataatacatttcatccattttagaagacAGCTTAACATAACAcaatgcggaaaaagtcaaggggtctgaatactttccgaatgcactgtatactgctgtacatataatTCTTAGTTGATCTTGTGTAAATCCTGTGTACATACGTATAGATTGCATTTGATTACTGCTACATGGCTATTTGGCTTGTTAATCAGATTTGCCCAGCCGTTGTCTTTTTTCTCTCCTAACATTTTaattgtttgacattttactgcatttttaagagctagtaacataagaatTTCGCTGCACCCGGTAAtctgtgtacacgaccaataaactttgatttgaagaaAGCTAGAGCAAATGTTACTAATGcgacgtcccaaatggcaccatataccctatatagtgtactacttttgaacagggcaaaTAGCCATTTTAGAGCCCTAGAAACCATAGATAGCTACGGTTTaggccagggttccccaactggcggccggCAGATGATTttatttggacataaaagaccgtaaaaacattttaattttggaaatctgctCCTTAGTATTCCCACCCATAATAGAGATATTTATCTGATCGTATACAACTGTAAGCAAGGgatgaaattattatgttttaaacAAATATTATGTGTGTTTGGGCTTCTCGCTATCAATCTGCAgtatacaaattatttgtaatcatGTTCTGGCAACCTGACCATCAGCTCAAGAAAGATAATCAtcctgcggctgaatctagttgatgatccctggtaaAGGCTATGCCCTTCTGTGCCTTAATCAATAAAGGATGATATAATTGCATGCCTGTTTACTGAATCATGCTGTTTCTTCACCATGTCTGAATTTGCTCACCACCTTGCTCAGAAACCAATAACATGATGTGTCTAAGATACAAAGCCAAACAGGCATGCAGACAGTACATGTCTCCATATACTCTTACGTAGCGATCAATACCATATCGCCAAACGAGGCTATaaatagagagagcgagaaagccaGAGGGGCAATTGTTGAGCAGAATAAGTAAAGTGGTTATTGGCTAAGCATTCATGTGAGTGTTCAAAAGTCAAATGCTGGTTCCTGAGTATTAGCTGGATACCAACCGGTAACAGAAAGCATAAGCCAGTCCAACTCAGAAGAGGTTTTGACTTCCAGTATTGACTGGGAGTACCACGGTGGCTGCAGCCTACTACAACTATCCTGCAAGTTCAATAGGAACGCTCCTACAAGCAATACGCGTTCAACAATTTcccaaaacaccaacataaagatATCTGTTGAATAGACAGAATACTTTACTGTTGGCAAGTCGTTCAAATCATACCTTCGTGGAGAAGCATGTCACGAAATGTTTTAACTAGAAACAGGAAGTACCTTTTATTGTCAACTGTCATGTGACTAGGAATGAAGCAGTCTCATTGGATTATGGTTAATCCAAATATTTTTGGTGACCTGTGAACTGCCTAAATGTAGTGCAATCAAGACTAAAATACTGTAGATTTCAACCCTCTATGGTGCAATCCTACAATCCAATGTGCAGCCTTAATCCCTGCCAATATTTATTTAACATGTTTAGACACCCCTTGTGTCAGGAACATAAGGTCAGGAAGCCAACACTAGTGGATCATAGTGAGACAATATTCTTCAAAAAAATCTATAATTCTATTTCACCAGTTAAAATGACGAATTCACAGGCTAGTATATTACAGATTACACCTTTACAATTCATTTTTTTAGTAAATGTAATTTACTCTGGCATAGGCCTACA from the Salmo salar chromosome ssa17, Ssal_v3.1, whole genome shotgun sequence genome contains:
- the sts gene encoding steryl-sulfatase, whose amino-acid sequence is MNSPWIPCCLGLLLLFDVCYALNGDKRPNFVLMMVDDLGIGDLGCYRNTTLQTPNIDMLAQEGVRLTQHIAAAPLCTPSRAAFLTGRYPIRSGMAGLGQLGVYIISAASGGLPSEEVTFAKVAKQQGYETALIGKWHLGLNCERNDDFCHHPSAHGFDHFYGITLTNLRDCQPGHGSIFTNVQAHIPFKTLGVVVATVTLLHARGVLTVQRKLVLSVVALVGAAAAIFGTFVATFPYFNCFLMRNREVVEQPYVSENLTQRMTDEAVDFLERNSALPFLLFFSFIQVHTAMFASPAFQGTSQHGIYGDAVHEVDWSVGQLMQTLDRLNLRENTLVYLTSDQGAHLEEISVGGEVHRGWNGIYKAGKSTNWEGGIRVPGLLRWTGMLPAGKDIDEPTSNMDIFPTVVKLAGGTALGDRVIDGHDLMPLLQGKVERSKHEFLFHYCNAYLNAVRWQPPNSYSIWKLFFFTPDFYPENGTACMHTHACFCTTSYVTYHNPPLLFDLSRDPSETTPLTPDTEPAFHSVLEEIRAAVALHKESITPVQDQLAPGHLLWKPWLQPCCSSLSQLCRCERDSGRHGHRSTAVADADFPQDQHIIA